Proteins from a genomic interval of Tautonia rosea:
- a CDS encoding DUF1559 family PulG-like putative transporter, translating to MVHTPLPRRTKAGSSPSRSPGFTLIELLVVIAIIGVLIALLLPAVQAAREAARRAQCTNNMKQIGIALHNYHDTVGAFPTSFWRATPVYNTAAPGVHPTARWGHSWIAMTLPYLEQQPIFNAINFDVGVAGGPGGLHTQMNHTGTMTPISTLMCPSDPSPTFSRYTRVDTGVGWNFTNNTALNSGPKLSYLGSLGDNHPDDPNWWPYTTSLPVARNNGFGEGNTHTGIMNRSGGTTSIRDITDGTSNTFAVGETLFESCDWFTWPNPNGTTGTVNVPINFDVTQHNGDAGGVRDSRNWRVGFGYRSQHSGVVNFLFADGSVRGIKETINRDVYRWLSTRAENELVSSDQY from the coding sequence ATGGTCCATACTCCTCTTCCCAGAAGGACCAAGGCGGGCTCCAGCCCCTCTCGATCCCCAGGGTTCACCTTGATCGAGCTCCTGGTTGTCATCGCCATTATTGGTGTCCTGATCGCGCTCCTGCTGCCCGCCGTCCAGGCAGCCCGCGAAGCGGCTCGGCGAGCGCAATGCACCAACAACATGAAGCAGATCGGCATCGCACTTCACAATTATCATGACACCGTCGGCGCCTTTCCGACCTCCTTTTGGCGTGCCACGCCCGTGTACAATACGGCCGCACCCGGCGTCCACCCAACGGCACGTTGGGGACATAGTTGGATCGCCATGACGCTGCCTTATCTGGAACAACAGCCGATCTTCAACGCGATTAATTTCGATGTTGGTGTCGCTGGCGGTCCGGGTGGATTGCATACACAAATGAATCATACCGGAACAATGACACCGATTAGCACCTTGATGTGCCCCAGCGACCCGTCTCCCACCTTCTCTCGCTACACCCGCGTTGACACGGGGGTCGGCTGGAACTTCACCAACAACACCGCCCTGAACTCTGGACCGAAGCTCAGCTATCTCGGCAGCCTGGGTGACAATCACCCTGATGATCCGAACTGGTGGCCGTATACCACCAGCCTTCCCGTCGCTCGAAACAATGGCTTTGGCGAAGGCAATACCCACACGGGAATCATGAATCGTTCTGGTGGAACCACTTCGATTCGAGATATCACCGACGGTACGAGCAACACGTTCGCAGTTGGTGAAACCCTCTTCGAATCGTGCGATTGGTTTACCTGGCCAAACCCGAACGGCACAACCGGCACGGTCAATGTTCCGATTAACTTCGATGTGACCCAGCATAACGGCGATGCGGGCGGCGTCCGAGACAGTCGCAACTGGCGGGTTGGGTTCGGCTATCGCAGCCAGCACTCCGGCGTCGTGAACTTCCTTTTCGCCGACGGAAGCGTGCGGGGAATCAAGGAAACGATCAATCGCGATGTCTACCGATGGCTCAGCACTCGGGCCGAGAACGAGCTGGTCTCCAGTGACCAGTACTGA
- a CDS encoding CAAX prenyl protease-related protein: MSTDSKGEVASLWTFVPYVAPMLAYLLLTQAEAFIPENLHASWYPVAYATKAVLTAVIMVLFGRSAWADLKKTPAIGGWLLAVVLGVVVTAVWVGIDGRYPPLPFLGGGTREGFDPTVLSPAAYWGFVSIRMIGLVVLVPVFEELFWRSFLMRVVIDPDDFRRVPIGRVTLLAAAITSAAFMMVHPEWLPALLTGLAWAGLLALTRSVSACVLSHAVANFLLGIYVLTTGQYHFW; the protein is encoded by the coding sequence ATGTCGACCGATTCGAAAGGGGAAGTCGCAAGCCTCTGGACCTTCGTGCCGTACGTTGCTCCGATGCTTGCCTATCTTCTGTTGACTCAGGCTGAAGCCTTCATCCCGGAGAATCTCCACGCGTCGTGGTACCCGGTCGCCTATGCCACGAAGGCCGTATTGACCGCGGTCATCATGGTCCTCTTCGGCCGATCGGCCTGGGCCGACCTGAAGAAGACTCCGGCGATCGGGGGATGGCTGCTTGCAGTTGTGCTCGGAGTGGTCGTCACCGCCGTCTGGGTCGGAATCGATGGCCGCTATCCCCCACTTCCTTTTCTCGGCGGGGGAACCCGCGAAGGGTTTGACCCGACCGTGCTCAGCCCGGCGGCCTACTGGGGGTTCGTCTCGATCCGCATGATCGGCCTGGTGGTGCTCGTCCCAGTCTTTGAGGAGTTGTTCTGGCGATCGTTCCTCATGCGCGTGGTGATCGATCCCGATGATTTCCGGCGTGTGCCGATTGGCCGGGTTACCCTCCTGGCCGCGGCCATCACCTCAGCCGCGTTCATGATGGTCCATCCCGAATGGCTCCCAGCCCTCCTGACCGGTCTGGCCTGGGCCGGTTTGCTCGCCCTGACTCGGAGCGTTTCGGCCTGCGTTCTGAGCCACGCCGTGGCAAATTTCCTCCTCGGAATTTATGTGCTTACCACCGGCCAGTATCATTTTTGGTAA